In a genomic window of Halobiforma lacisalsi AJ5:
- a CDS encoding type II/IV secretion system ATPase subunit, which produces MTDQREPDGGAGGDRPEAGVGSDTEARADVSATDDAAVVPDAADTDTNADGNANGNSDGDADADGRQASDRVWPDSDGSTLEAETAETATGENGTDSLFATARRTIRRVLETIRGSSIEVVDYDPSVHGSLVSFDGEDGIEEVDRYWVNAPFSFVTIGYDAERNQHRYRTVEPTLTAEERVLIETLQDDVRDPLLYREADGDDVESILQETIREYLERYGAEVDVATFYRLFYYIHRDFRGYGRLDPIMHDPRVEDVSCDGYDLPIFVYHEEYTDVATNVDFEKEALDRFVVRLAQHSGRHISIGDPMVETTLPDGSRAELALGEEVTPRGSAFTIRKYADEPFTPIDLLEYGTFSVEQMAYLWLAIEHNKSLIFAGGTASGKTTSMNAISMFIPPRSKVLTIEDTRELQLYHDNWLSSVTRERLHEGKDVTMYDLLRSALRHRPEYIVVGEVRGEEAITLFQAMNTGHTTYSTMHADSVQTVINRLENEPINVPRPMVQSLDILSVQTLTRLDDGRVRRNKVIAEIEGIDQRTGELDYSTAYTWDGETDTFRSSGSHVLTEIRDERGWSQSELLTELRNRKRFLEYLWDNGITDYRRFTALVNEYYADKERVLETIEAEEADADADAKDEDQDNPENRRVTIDDITSSRDGGATGNETETETETETETDGGTADTDADAADRGDGRRR; this is translated from the coding sequence ATGACTGACCAGCGCGAACCGGACGGGGGAGCGGGGGGAGACCGACCCGAAGCGGGTGTCGGGAGTGACACCGAAGCCCGCGCGGACGTCAGCGCCACGGACGACGCGGCTGTGGTGCCCGATGCTGCCGACACCGACACCAACGCCGACGGCAACGCCAACGGCAACAGCGACGGCGACGCCGACGCCGACGGTCGGCAAGCCAGCGATAGGGTCTGGCCCGACTCAGATGGCTCCACCCTCGAGGCCGAGACCGCCGAGACCGCCACGGGCGAGAACGGGACGGACTCGCTGTTCGCGACCGCCCGCCGGACGATCCGGCGCGTCCTCGAGACGATCCGCGGCTCGAGCATCGAGGTCGTCGACTACGACCCGAGCGTCCACGGCTCGCTGGTCTCGTTCGACGGGGAAGACGGAATCGAGGAGGTCGATCGCTACTGGGTTAACGCGCCGTTTTCCTTCGTTACGATCGGCTACGATGCGGAACGCAACCAGCACCGGTACCGGACCGTCGAGCCGACCCTGACCGCGGAGGAACGGGTCCTGATCGAGACGCTCCAGGACGACGTTCGGGATCCGCTGTTGTATCGGGAGGCCGACGGCGACGACGTCGAGTCGATCCTTCAGGAGACGATCCGAGAGTACCTGGAACGGTACGGGGCCGAGGTCGACGTCGCGACGTTCTACCGCCTGTTCTACTACATCCACCGCGATTTCCGGGGGTACGGCCGACTCGATCCGATCATGCACGACCCCCGCGTCGAGGACGTCTCCTGTGACGGCTACGACCTGCCGATCTTCGTCTACCACGAGGAGTACACCGACGTCGCGACGAACGTCGACTTCGAGAAGGAGGCGCTCGACCGGTTCGTCGTCCGACTCGCCCAGCATTCCGGCCGGCACATCTCGATCGGCGACCCGATGGTCGAGACCACGCTTCCGGACGGTTCGCGCGCGGAACTCGCACTCGGCGAGGAAGTCACTCCACGGGGGTCGGCGTTTACCATCCGAAAATACGCGGACGAGCCGTTCACCCCGATCGACCTGCTCGAGTACGGAACCTTCAGCGTCGAACAGATGGCCTACCTCTGGCTGGCGATCGAGCACAACAAGAGCCTGATCTTCGCGGGCGGGACGGCCTCGGGGAAAACGACGAGTATGAACGCCATCTCGATGTTCATTCCGCCCCGTTCGAAGGTGCTGACGATCGAGGACACCCGTGAACTCCAGTTGTACCACGATAACTGGCTCTCCTCGGTCACCCGCGAGCGCCTTCACGAGGGGAAAGACGTCACGATGTACGACCTGCTGCGGTCGGCGTTGCGCCATCGCCCCGAGTACATCGTCGTCGGCGAGGTCCGTGGCGAGGAGGCGATCACCCTCTTCCAGGCGATGAACACCGGCCACACCACCTACTCGACGATGCACGCCGACTCGGTCCAGACGGTGATCAACCGCCTCGAGAACGAGCCGATCAACGTCCCGCGACCGATGGTCCAGAGCCTCGACATCCTCTCGGTCCAGACGCTCACCAGGCTCGACGACGGTCGCGTCCGGCGCAACAAGGTAATCGCCGAGATCGAAGGCATCGACCAGCGGACCGGTGAACTCGACTACTCGACGGCCTACACCTGGGACGGCGAGACCGACACCTTCCGGTCGAGCGGTAGCCACGTCCTGACCGAGATCCGGGACGAACGGGGCTGGTCCCAGAGCGAGTTGCTGACGGAACTGCGGAACCGGAAACGGTTCCTCGAGTACCTGTGGGACAACGGGATCACCGACTACCGGCGGTTCACGGCGCTGGTCAACGAGTACTACGCGGACAAGGAGCGCGTCCTCGAGACGATCGAGGCCGAGGAGGCCGACGCCGACGCCGACGCCAAGGACGAGGACCAGGATAACCCGGAGAACCGCCGCGTGACGATCGACGACATCACCTCGAGCCGTGACGGGGGCGCTACCGGGAACGAAACCGAAACCGAAACCGAAACGGAAACGGAAACCGACGGCGGCACCGCCGACACGGACGCCGACGCCGCCGACCGCGGGGACGGCCGACGACGATGA
- a CDS encoding type II secretion system F family protein, with protein MSPVLANAVPLAFALLLCAALALGTVHSGFDRLVTRTSIRLFGDYVDEFRGEHPDRQSALRAAQFPVTYREYGSKTVLYAATLALVGAILGIYAIWGLLRLLAIDPEMMREALPGALEFLANLGGVPTLSAGELFVLVLVSSLTVGALSGTATYWLRWWYPGYVADERARRIETALPSTVAFVYALSKSGMEFPKVVRIVAAQEDTYGEAAAEFEIAVRNMDTFGMDLVSALQEMGRRTPSPQFQEFTENLVSVLQSGHSLSSFLERQYHDYQEESESQQESTIELLGTLAEAYVTVLVAGPLFLITILVVIGIAVGNTITPLRALIYLILPFANFGFIVYLSMVTESVVPGSGSGSGSGSGSGSSADDDDDVASRPAAGTDSRRATGGRTDGGSTVGDDDGRTDTVSANVERVRYYRHVDRVRQQLGRPVETLLERPNMAIAVSAPVALAAVLRKLPAAFVGEGFDPTVVDDTIAVGAFGVLTVFAICYELHRRRINAIEAAVPDLLDRLASVNEAGMSVVSAFDKVRESDLGPLGTELDRVWADVQWGSDLQTSLRRFETRVRTRATSRVVTLLTEAMNASGNLSTVLRIAARQAAADRRLKRERKQAMMEYTIVVYVSFFVFLFIIAVLAGYLLPNLPTEGVDAASGGPEVDGLGGLSEDAATTYSTLFYHATLVQGLLSGLIAGQLSTGDVRAGAKHAAVMIALTVVLFTFLG; from the coding sequence ATGAGCCCCGTGCTCGCGAACGCCGTTCCGCTGGCTTTCGCCTTGCTCCTGTGTGCGGCCCTCGCCCTCGGGACGGTCCACAGCGGGTTCGATCGTCTCGTCACCCGGACCTCGATCCGGTTGTTCGGCGACTACGTCGACGAGTTCCGGGGCGAACATCCCGACAGACAGTCGGCGCTGCGGGCCGCGCAGTTCCCGGTCACCTACCGGGAGTACGGCTCGAAGACGGTGCTGTACGCGGCGACCCTCGCGCTCGTTGGGGCGATCCTCGGTATCTACGCCATCTGGGGTCTGCTCCGACTGCTCGCGATCGACCCCGAAATGATGCGCGAGGCGCTGCCGGGCGCCCTCGAGTTCCTGGCGAATCTGGGGGGCGTCCCGACGCTATCGGCGGGCGAACTGTTCGTCCTCGTGCTCGTCTCTTCGCTGACGGTCGGGGCGCTTTCGGGGACCGCGACCTACTGGCTGCGCTGGTGGTATCCCGGGTACGTCGCCGACGAACGGGCCAGGCGGATCGAGACTGCGCTGCCCTCGACGGTCGCGTTCGTCTACGCCCTCTCGAAGAGCGGCATGGAGTTCCCGAAGGTGGTCCGGATCGTCGCCGCCCAGGAGGACACGTACGGCGAGGCCGCCGCCGAGTTCGAGATCGCGGTCCGGAACATGGACACCTTCGGGATGGACCTCGTCAGTGCCCTCCAGGAGATGGGGCGGCGTACCCCCAGCCCACAGTTTCAGGAGTTCACCGAGAACCTCGTCAGCGTCCTCCAGAGCGGACACAGCCTCTCGTCGTTCCTCGAGCGCCAGTACCACGACTACCAGGAGGAGTCCGAGTCACAGCAGGAGTCGACCATCGAACTGCTCGGGACGCTCGCCGAGGCCTACGTGACGGTCCTCGTCGCCGGTCCGCTCTTTCTCATTACGATCCTCGTGGTCATCGGAATCGCCGTCGGCAACACGATCACCCCGCTCCGGGCGCTGATCTACCTGATTCTGCCGTTCGCTAACTTCGGGTTCATCGTCTACCTGAGCATGGTGACCGAGTCGGTGGTACCGGGTTCGGGTTCGGGTTCGGGTTCGGGTTCGGGTTCGGGATCGAGTGCGGACGATGACGACGACGTCGCTTCCCGTCCGGCCGCCGGCACGGACTCGAGGCGAGCCACAGGTGGACGAACCGATGGCGGTTCGACGGTCGGGGACGACGATGGGAGAACGGACACCGTCTCCGCAAACGTCGAGCGCGTCCGCTACTACCGCCACGTAGACCGAGTCCGGCAGCAACTCGGACGCCCGGTCGAAACCCTGCTCGAGCGGCCGAACATGGCGATCGCCGTGTCCGCACCGGTCGCGCTCGCGGCGGTGCTCCGGAAACTTCCCGCGGCGTTCGTCGGGGAGGGCTTCGATCCGACGGTCGTCGACGATACGATCGCGGTCGGTGCGTTCGGGGTATTGACCGTCTTCGCGATCTGTTACGAACTCCACCGGCGACGGATCAACGCGATCGAGGCCGCCGTCCCGGACCTGCTCGATCGACTCGCGAGCGTCAACGAGGCAGGGATGTCCGTCGTCTCCGCGTTCGACAAGGTCCGAGAGTCCGATCTCGGGCCGCTAGGAACCGAACTGGATCGCGTCTGGGCCGACGTCCAGTGGGGCTCAGATCTCCAGACCTCCCTCCGGCGGTTCGAGACCCGCGTTCGAACCCGAGCGACCTCGCGGGTCGTAACCCTGTTGACGGAGGCGATGAACGCGAGCGGCAACCTCTCGACGGTGCTTCGGATCGCCGCTCGCCAGGCCGCGGCCGACCGTCGGCTCAAGCGGGAGCGAAAGCAGGCGATGATGGAGTACACGATCGTCGTCTACGTCTCGTTTTTCGTCTTCCTCTTTATCATCGCCGTGCTCGCGGGCTACCTGCTGCCGAACCTGCCGACCGAGGGCGTCGATGCGGCGAGCGGAGGCCCGGAGGTCGACGGCCTCGGCGGCCTCTCCGAGGATGCGGCGACGACCTACAGCACCCTCTTCTACCACGCGACCCTCGTCCAGGGGCTACTGTCCGGGTTGATCGCCGGCCAACTGAGCACCGGCGACGTTCGGGCCGGCGCGAAACACGCTGCGGTCATGATCGCGCTGACGGTCGTGCTGTTCACGTTCCTCGGATAG
- a CDS encoding class I SAM-dependent methyltransferase: MADDQPDGTGAEPEAGSKSTEPGEPDRAAVRDTYDRIASHFASTREYPWPEVEAFVDDHGSLEAPTVGLDLGCGNCRHAELLADVPDLETVVGVDASRGLLETGRERAGEQGFDVELCQGDASTLPLADGTVGLAVYVATLHHLPTASVRRASLDELARVLSPDGRALVSAWSTAHDRFDADGTEGFDTTVEWTLPGGETVDRFYHIYAPEEFERQLERSDLEVVDWELSSGNCYATVAGADGSVR; encoded by the coding sequence ATGGCCGACGATCAGCCGGACGGAACGGGTGCCGAACCGGAAGCCGGGTCGAAATCGACGGAACCGGGGGAGCCGGATCGAGCGGCGGTCCGTGACACCTACGATCGGATCGCCTCGCACTTCGCCTCCACCCGGGAGTACCCCTGGCCCGAAGTCGAGGCGTTCGTCGACGATCACGGGAGCCTCGAGGCCCCCACCGTCGGCCTCGATCTCGGCTGTGGCAACTGTCGACACGCCGAACTACTGGCCGACGTACCCGACCTCGAGACCGTCGTCGGCGTCGACGCCAGTCGCGGCCTGCTCGAGACCGGCCGTGAGCGAGCGGGCGAGCAAGGGTTCGACGTCGAACTCTGCCAGGGGGACGCATCGACGCTTCCGCTGGCCGACGGCACCGTCGGCCTCGCGGTCTACGTCGCGACGCTGCACCACCTCCCGACCGCGTCCGTGCGCCGCGCGAGCCTCGACGAACTCGCACGGGTCCTCTCGCCGGACGGACGCGCGCTCGTCAGCGCGTGGTCGACGGCCCACGACCGGTTCGACGCCGACGGCACCGAGGGCTTCGACACGACCGTCGAGTGGACTCTACCCGGCGGCGAGACGGTCGACCGGTTCTACCACATCTACGCCCCCGAGGAGTTCGAACGGCAACTCGAGCGCAGCGACCTCGAGGTCGTCGACTGGGAACTCTCGAGCGGCAACTGTTACGCGACGGTCGCCGGGGCCGACGGTTCTGTACGGTGA
- a CDS encoding beta propeller repeat protein translates to MTRTTRRSMMKLAGASLAAVTVPATVSAEDEETRWTVAETPIDSTLHDVTHTATNAHAVADGGLVIERTDAGWEVVLQGGPTGNGNDLFGADVTDDGERLWIVGASGAIGEYDVITGNLVDRSAPNDFTANFNDVAVTGPAGDADVYVADDSGSIHYSFENGEEGTWEYEVPGSGSGFPAIEFHDDRAGHAIDTNGKVFATDDGVTWNPIGIEDADVTFYGLDSDAADDVTVSGGNASIFEYDGSQWIPESLGDADLFDVETEGRDGYAVGGGGVIFEQEDGEWTQNATPVGENLQAVDRGSVDLAVGSGGIVLER, encoded by the coding sequence ATGACGCGTACCACCCGACGTTCGATGATGAAGCTCGCAGGCGCATCGCTTGCCGCAGTTACCGTCCCCGCGACGGTTTCCGCCGAGGACGAGGAGACGCGCTGGACCGTCGCCGAAACTCCCATCGACAGTACCCTCCACGACGTCACCCACACGGCGACGAACGCACACGCGGTCGCGGACGGTGGCCTCGTGATCGAGCGCACCGACGCGGGCTGGGAGGTCGTCCTCCAGGGCGGGCCCACCGGCAACGGCAACGACCTCTTCGGCGCGGACGTCACCGACGACGGCGAGCGGCTCTGGATCGTCGGCGCGAGCGGCGCGATCGGCGAGTACGACGTGATCACCGGGAACCTCGTCGACCGCTCCGCGCCCAACGACTTCACCGCGAACTTCAACGACGTCGCGGTCACCGGCCCCGCCGGCGATGCGGACGTCTACGTCGCCGACGACTCCGGGTCGATCCACTACAGCTTCGAGAACGGCGAGGAAGGGACCTGGGAGTACGAGGTCCCCGGCAGTGGCTCCGGCTTCCCCGCCATCGAGTTCCACGACGACCGCGCGGGCCACGCCATCGACACGAACGGCAAGGTCTTCGCCACCGACGACGGCGTCACCTGGAACCCCATCGGCATCGAGGACGCCGACGTCACGTTCTACGGCCTCGACAGCGACGCCGCGGACGACGTCACCGTCAGCGGCGGTAACGCCTCGATCTTCGAGTACGACGGGAGCCAGTGGATCCCAGAGAGCCTCGGGGACGCCGACCTCTTCGACGTCGAGACCGAGGGCCGTGACGGCTACGCCGTCGGCGGCGGTGGGGTGATCTTCGAGCAGGAGGACGGCGAGTGGACCCAGAACGCGACCCCGGTCGGCGAGAACCTGCAGGCCGTCGACCGCGGCAGCGTCGACCTCGCAGTCGGGAGCGGCGGGATCGTCCTCGAGCGATAA